One part of the Gossypium raimondii isolate GPD5lz chromosome 1, ASM2569854v1, whole genome shotgun sequence genome encodes these proteins:
- the LOC128039678 gene encoding insulin-degrading enzyme-like 1, peroxisomal yields the protein MFESKLSEMKNDEFKSNVNALINMKLEKHKNLSEESQFYWTEIISGTPKFDRREAEVEALKKLTQQELIDFFDENTKVGAPRKKTLSVRVYGNQHLAECNSQKSEAVQPNTVQIDDIFSFRRSRPLYASFR from the exons ATGTTTGAGAGTAAACTGtctgaaatgaaaaatgatgaatttaag AGCAACGTAAATGCATTGATCAATATGAAGCTCGAGAAGCACAAAAATTTAAGCGAAGAATCTCAATTTTACTGGACTGAGATCATCAGTGGGACTCCCAAATTTGATAGGAGGGAAGCTGAG GTTGAAGCATTAAAGAAACTTACACAACAAGAACTGATAGATTTCTTCGATGAAAATACAAAAGTCGGTGCACCTCGAAAGAAAACACTTAGTGTGCGAGTGTACGGGAACCAACATTTGGCAGAATGCAACTCCCAGAAAAGTGAAGCAGTTCAACCAAATACCGTCCAAATAGATGATATCTTTAGTTTTAGAAGATCTCGACCACTTTATGCTTCATTTAGGTGA